A genomic segment from Desulfurispirillum indicum S5 encodes:
- a CDS encoding DUF6573 family protein, which yields MTIQEIFGEAVYSYSRAQAIADGILVDVSETANEAGFTVPVAMTSALWEDAVSWDNGHPSPAIPWQLADDPETYGDNAGHWILVSSDGENELPGGPWPTQEQAEQEARKHIQEAHQDESGRLWDVLYMAAWAIKNNRVDGPELKFSLKRIPKGDTRARLVTYKAYSGPGDNGEHVITLMLPHED from the coding sequence ATGACCATACAAGAAATCTTCGGAGAAGCAGTCTACTCTTACTCCCGCGCTCAAGCCATTGCCGATGGCATCCTTGTGGACGTGTCAGAAACCGCTAACGAAGCTGGGTTCACCGTACCCGTCGCCATGACAAGCGCCCTCTGGGAGGACGCTGTATCATGGGACAATGGCCATCCGAGTCCAGCTATACCTTGGCAGTTAGCCGATGATCCAGAAACTTATGGCGATAATGCTGGACACTGGATCTTGGTGTCTTCTGATGGTGAAAATGAGTTACCCGGTGGCCCATGGCCAACCCAGGAGCAGGCAGAGCAGGAAGCACGCAAACACATACAAGAAGCACATCAAGACGAATCAGGTAGACTCTGGGATGTTTTGTATATGGCCGCATGGGCCATTAAGAACAACCGTGTTGACGGCCCAGAGTTGAAGTTCAGCCTGAAGCGCATACCAAAAGGCGACACCCGTGCCCGCCTTGTCACTTACAAAGCCTACAGTGGCCCAGGTGACAACGGTGAACACGTTATCACCCTCATGCTTCCGCATGAGGATTGA
- a CDS encoding tyrosine-type recombinase/integrase: MHGSVQKQVKSLFRTVDSVGTSKHQAKEVARFHGAKGWHEVGRQIGIHSHRTRDEYTRVWGELGQYMRSEFKIRDMQRITPEHVQSFLEGKIAAGVTYNSFTTYSSALQKLEVALDRLGEQYGNHDPGTYGFSNTIALMRAEARGVLERATETRAYEAPGKIIESLSGTFQLAASMQLESGARISEISTIHASQLNPDRNSVTVQGKGGKIRELQLSENTYMKLEEAIGAAHKETFSLSGSFYRSALQVAAKHSNQKYTGSHGLRWNFAQNRMAELTGGQGKPYEQALVQVSQEMGHERGSITEHYLQ, translated from the coding sequence ATGCATGGCAGCGTGCAAAAACAAGTGAAATCCCTTTTCCGGACGGTTGATTCCGTCGGGACATCCAAACACCAGGCAAAAGAAGTCGCACGATTTCACGGGGCAAAAGGATGGCATGAAGTAGGGAGACAAATTGGAATCCACTCACACCGCACTCGGGATGAATACACCCGCGTCTGGGGTGAGCTTGGCCAGTATATGCGTTCTGAATTCAAGATTCGCGATATGCAGCGGATCACCCCAGAGCACGTACAGTCTTTTCTTGAAGGTAAAATAGCGGCGGGAGTGACCTATAACTCATTCACCACATACAGCTCCGCTCTTCAGAAGCTGGAAGTGGCTCTCGATAGGTTGGGCGAACAATACGGGAACCATGATCCCGGCACCTACGGTTTCAGCAACACTATAGCCCTGATGCGAGCAGAAGCCAGAGGAGTGCTTGAGCGAGCAACTGAAACCAGAGCCTACGAGGCGCCAGGTAAAATCATTGAAAGCCTCAGCGGCACCTTCCAGCTTGCAGCCTCAATGCAGCTGGAGTCCGGAGCGCGGATCAGTGAAATCTCAACGATTCACGCCTCCCAACTGAACCCAGATCGTAACTCCGTCACCGTCCAGGGCAAGGGTGGCAAAATCCGCGAGCTGCAGCTCTCTGAAAACACTTACATGAAGCTTGAAGAGGCCATAGGGGCTGCACACAAGGAAACATTCAGCCTTTCAGGCAGTTTTTACCGCAGTGCCCTCCAGGTTGCCGCAAAGCACAGCAACCAGAAATACACCGGCAGCCATGGGCTCCGGTGGAATTTTGCCCAAAACCGAATGGCCGAACTTACAGGAGGCCAGGGCAAACCCTATGAACAGGCTCTAGT
- a CDS encoding ArdC family protein encodes MKKISVYEIVTNKIIDQLEKGIIPWRMPWSKNGLARNWKTQRPYRGINAMLLAPGEYLTFKQVQEAGGKVKKGAKGQTVVFWKFPKDQEEGEVVQVEGQKRAPILRYYNVFHIDDTEGIESKRIGEEWNHDPIQEAERIAASYQQGPSISFAPGKAFYRPSTDQVSIPSLSDYRQPEEYYSTLFHELAHSTGHHSRLNRTGVVASNGFGSEVYSEEELVAEMAAAMLCGVARIENVTLENSAAYIGSWLRKLKSDPKMIIKAGSAAQKAADWIQGVTHEEH; translated from the coding sequence ATGAAAAAGATATCTGTATACGAAATCGTAACCAACAAGATCATCGACCAACTGGAAAAAGGCATAATACCCTGGCGCATGCCCTGGAGCAAAAACGGCCTCGCCCGCAACTGGAAAACCCAGCGGCCTTATCGTGGCATCAACGCCATGTTGCTTGCCCCAGGCGAGTACCTGACCTTCAAACAAGTTCAGGAAGCCGGTGGAAAGGTCAAAAAGGGAGCCAAAGGGCAAACCGTTGTCTTCTGGAAATTCCCCAAGGACCAGGAAGAAGGTGAAGTTGTCCAGGTAGAAGGTCAAAAGAGGGCTCCAATCCTCCGCTACTACAATGTTTTCCATATCGACGATACGGAGGGTATTGAGAGTAAGAGGATAGGTGAAGAGTGGAACCACGATCCTATCCAGGAAGCTGAGCGCATCGCCGCCAGCTACCAGCAAGGACCATCCATCTCCTTTGCCCCAGGCAAAGCCTTCTACCGCCCCAGCACGGACCAGGTATCAATCCCATCACTGAGCGACTATAGGCAACCAGAAGAGTATTACTCCACCCTCTTCCATGAACTGGCTCACAGCACCGGCCACCATTCACGACTCAACCGCACAGGTGTTGTCGCGAGTAATGGCTTTGGTTCTGAAGTCTACTCGGAAGAGGAACTGGTAGCTGAAATGGCTGCAGCTATGCTTTGTGGCGTTGCCCGTATCGAGAACGTGACACTGGAAAACAGTGCCGCGTACATCGGTAGCTGGCTTCGCAAACTCAAGAGTGATCCCAAGATGATCATCAAAGCTGGCAGCGCAGCCCAAAAGGCAGCTGACTGGATACAGGGGGTGACCCATGAAGAACATTGA
- a CDS encoding DUF3800 domain-containing protein: MLYIAYLDEFGHIGPYISATDPKHKTHPVFGLGGLVLPYNQVRDFSTYFFKLKNNLLNFELQKSKKHPAKWEKKGSQLYTVKNVEKYHELRAATYRLFNAVRDRGGFLIYVGIEKKRRVEGHDAKKLYHSVLREAIKRLDQEAEQREAQFMLILDQQEENVLRGEIVETASIAMYGVEPRYRLIEPPVQVESHLYQTVQCADWLCGIFGRLIHYEFEPTVRPGYKIFLDYFNDRINQVALRSSIRSLPRPASSQDFSRLQARFNHCQK, encoded by the coding sequence ATGCTTTATATTGCGTACCTTGACGAGTTTGGTCATATTGGCCCTTATATCAGTGCAACAGACCCTAAACATAAAACTCATCCGGTTTTTGGCTTAGGGGGCCTTGTGTTACCGTACAACCAGGTACGCGACTTTTCTACTTATTTCTTCAAATTGAAAAATAATCTCCTAAATTTTGAATTACAGAAAAGCAAAAAACACCCTGCAAAATGGGAAAAGAAGGGCTCTCAACTTTATACCGTCAAAAATGTGGAAAAATATCATGAACTCCGGGCAGCAACCTATCGTCTATTTAATGCCGTCAGAGATAGGGGCGGATTTTTGATATATGTGGGCATTGAAAAAAAGAGACGGGTGGAGGGTCATGACGCAAAAAAACTTTACCATTCCGTATTGCGCGAAGCCATAAAGAGGCTTGATCAGGAAGCTGAACAACGCGAAGCCCAATTCATGCTCATTCTTGATCAACAAGAGGAAAATGTACTCCGTGGCGAAATTGTGGAAACGGCATCAATTGCCATGTATGGCGTAGAGCCCCGTTATAGATTGATTGAGCCTCCGGTTCAGGTCGAAAGCCATCTCTATCAAACAGTACAATGTGCAGATTGGCTTTGCGGTATCTTTGGACGCTTAATTCATTATGAATTTGAGCCGACAGTCAGGCCGGGCTACAAGATCTTTCTTGATTATTTCAATGATCGCATCAATCAAGTAGCACTCAGGAGTAGTATTCGTTCCCTTCCTAGACCTGCATCATCTCAGGATTTTTCCCGGCTACAGGCACGATTCAACCACTGTCAAAAATAG
- a CDS encoding type IV secretory system conjugative DNA transfer family protein: protein MFSKFRKDRPLYLGDGVSLSKQHKPLRISIDQKHRSGHFWCFGTTRSGKTRLIDGMIEQDIRAGRNIGFIDPKGDMEILAKIIQVARETGRMDDLIIIDPFFPDISARLNPLKHWSIIEELVGHTVAGIEVGREPFFFNVSYELTLVVVQALTLIAEADNTKALWNFEFLKNQISRLDLTELHNSVSHLDSDEARQIARDIRAILSNPPDYYGKVASSLRVALTELSQGAVGYILGQTTDENRILDRLYSGKGVIFVVRLASMMTRKASYTLGKVIISMIQAYVGRLFLSGQKLNPELCLYIDEAHNVLYQGIDDLFAKAGGAGCWVHGFCQSYNQLVAALKDRSLADSIMDNINTKMFLRVPDPITAKYGLEHFGNIRKFLPILSSDGHFSMREAEEALLQPDTLQKLQPRQFYMTTYSGAYKGITLPCEESYVKLKFPGSDASESVLTHDNTDSRGEG, encoded by the coding sequence ATGTTCAGTAAATTCCGAAAAGACAGACCACTCTATCTTGGTGATGGTGTTTCCCTTTCAAAGCAGCACAAGCCACTGCGTATTTCGATTGATCAGAAGCACCGTAGTGGCCACTTCTGGTGCTTTGGAACCACTCGCAGTGGAAAGACCCGCCTCATCGATGGCATGATTGAGCAGGATATTCGTGCCGGTAGGAACATTGGGTTCATTGATCCCAAAGGCGACATGGAGATCCTTGCAAAAATCATCCAGGTTGCCAGGGAAACTGGCAGGATGGATGACCTGATTATAATTGACCCATTCTTCCCGGATATCTCAGCCAGGCTCAACCCACTCAAGCACTGGTCTATCATCGAGGAGCTTGTTGGGCACACTGTGGCCGGTATCGAAGTGGGCCGTGAGCCGTTCTTTTTCAACGTATCCTACGAACTCACCCTGGTTGTAGTTCAAGCGCTGACTCTCATTGCAGAGGCAGACAACACTAAAGCTCTATGGAATTTTGAATTCCTCAAAAATCAGATATCCCGGCTTGACCTGACAGAACTTCATAACTCTGTAAGCCATCTCGACTCTGACGAGGCCCGCCAAATTGCCCGCGATATCCGGGCAATCCTTAGCAACCCACCAGACTACTACGGCAAAGTTGCCTCCAGTTTGCGCGTTGCCCTTACTGAGCTTTCCCAGGGTGCAGTTGGGTATATTCTCGGCCAGACAACGGACGAGAACCGCATCCTTGACCGGCTATACAGTGGCAAAGGTGTGATCTTTGTGGTTCGCCTTGCCTCTATGATGACCAGGAAAGCCAGCTACACCCTCGGCAAAGTCATTATCTCAATGATCCAGGCGTATGTAGGCCGATTATTTCTTTCCGGCCAGAAACTCAATCCAGAACTGTGCCTCTACATCGATGAAGCTCACAATGTGCTTTATCAAGGTATTGACGACCTATTCGCGAAGGCCGGCGGAGCCGGGTGCTGGGTACACGGATTCTGCCAGAGCTACAATCAGCTGGTAGCAGCCCTCAAAGATCGTTCCCTTGCTGACTCCATCATGGATAACATCAACACAAAAATGTTCCTCCGGGTTCCCGACCCAATCACCGCCAAGTATGGTCTGGAGCACTTTGGCAACATCAGGAAATTCCTGCCTATCCTCAGTAGTGACGGCCATTTCTCAATGCGCGAGGCAGAAGAGGCGCTTCTGCAACCCGATACCCTGCAGAAGCTGCAGCCGCGCCAGTTCTATATGACTACATACAGCGGCGCGTACAAAGGCATCACGCTGCCCTGCGAAGAGAGTTATGTGAAGCTTAAGTTCCCAGGGAGCGATGCCAGTGAATCCGTGCTCACCCATGACAACACAGATTCAAGGGGTGAAGGATGA